ATAGTATTTATATAGAGAGTTCCCTGAGCACTTCACTTGGATAAAGTAAAAAAAATTGGAAGCTAAGAGAAAAAGGTGGTTAGATTGGAAGACTAGTGTATGCCCATCCTGTTGAAGGTGAGCGATACTATCTCCGTGTGCTTCTAAACCATGTGAGGGGTGCAACTTCATTAGAGCATCTTAGAAGTCAACATGGaactacatatgcaacatttagagATGCTTGTGAAGCCTTGGGCTATGTGGAAACTTACAAGAGCCTAGATGACTACCTCACTAAATCTGCACAATTCAAGATGCCTTGTGCTCTAAGGAGGCTATTTGCAACTATCATAGTTTTCTGCAAGTGTAGTAATGTCCGAGCGCTATGGGACAAACATATTGATTCAATGTATGATGATATTATCGTCGCTCAAATAGCAACTCCAAAATGGTTGAACAAATGGTGCTTAGAGATATATCTATATATGTTAAAGATATGGGTAGACATTACAAACTATGGACTTCCTGAACCAGATGCCTCAGGTAATtgataaatataaaaaaaatcccaaaaactttTTTTCATTCATAAACATTGTATTTACCTTAACATCACAAACGCCAATTTGATATGTCACTAAACATTATTAAAAAATTAATGCTTCTTATTCATCATTTTGACATGACCCCTAACACTTTATTTGATTAGATAAGGTGTCAAGAGACCATTATAGAGAGCTTATAGAAGAATTGAATATTGGATATGAAGAAGAACATCTGAAAATGATAGAAACACTAAATGTTGAGCAGAGAGCTGAGTTCGATTTGATTATGAATCATGTGGATAAGAAAGTTGGCCAGGTATTTTTGTTGATGGACCAGGAGGAACCGGCAAGACATATCTATATAAAGCTTTGCTTGCAAAGGTGCGCTCCATGAATCTTATAGCAATTGCTACAGCCACATCTGGTATTGCAGCAAGTATCATGCCCGATGGACGCACTGCACACTCCCGCTTCAAGATTCCTATCAAGCTAGATAATAACACTATGTGCAGCTTTACCAAGCAGAGTGGTACTGCAGAATTGCTTCGTAGGGCTACCTTGGTAATATGGGATGAAGTAGCCATAACAAAGAGACAAGCAATAGAACACTCAACAGAACATTACAAGATATAATAGGTTGCAATCAACCTTTTGGTGGTAAGGTCATGTTGTTCAGAGGTGACTTCAGGCAAGTTCTTCCCGTTGTGGTACGAGGAACAAGAGCACAGATCACTAATGCTACTTTACTGAAGTCATATATATGGGACAATGTACGAAGGATTCAGCTTACCCAAAACTTGCGAGCTAAAAACGATATTTGGTTCGTAGAGTATCTGTTAAGAATTAGGAACGGAACTGAAAAAATATTTGGTGACGATTATGTTCAATTTCCTGATGATATCATCGTGGAATGGAGCCAAAATTCCACTAAGAATGCAAAAAAAAGTTCAAGAGATAATTCCATTATCAACCTTATTAGACAGGTGTTTCCCAAACTCGAGGCAAATAGGATCTCTGCAGATTATATGCAGGAACGTGCGATTCTTTCAACTATAAATGAGCATATTGATGCAGTGAACGCAATAATGGTCGAGAGGTTTCCTGGAAATGAGAAGgtatactacaactttgattcagTGGATGACGATACAAGGAATAATTACCCTCTTGATTTTCTAAATTCTATTACACCTAATGGGTTGACTCCTCATGAACTTAAGGTTAAAAAAGACTGTCCGGTTATCCTACTGCATAATTTTGATCTTCACAACAGTCTTTGCAACGGCACTAGGTTGGTCGTATTTGAGGATTCCAGAACAATACAATTGATGCTGAAATAGTTAATGGGCAACATACTGGAACCAGGGTATTCACACCAATGATTCCCATGTCCCCTCCGAAGACCTTTCATTGCCATTCAAGTTTAACCGAAAGCAGTTTCCAATAAAATTGAGTTTCGCAATGACAATAAATAAAGCCCAGGGTCAGACCATACCAAATGTTGGCGTTTATCTCCTAGAACCGATTTTCTCTCATAGCCACTTATATGTAGCACTGTCAAAAGGTGTTTCTCGTAAGAGTACATGAGTCTTGGTCAACACAAATAAGGATGTTGACTAAGAGAATAAAAAATATTATCTTCAGAGATGATTTAGATATGTGACAGTACTATTATATATTTTTGCCGTGATGGCCTGGCCCTGGCGTAACGTACAGGTGTTCAGAAGGTTTGGTTGGAAACTGATTTTCAAGAGCTTGTGCGCCAATGAAACAAAGGTACCGATCAGAGATCAGCTGTGGTTTCAGTCTTGCGGGAGATTCGGGATTTGAGCTTATGCTTTCAAGCTTTTAAATTTTCTTTCATTAGTCGGAAATGTAACATAGTAGCTCATACTTTGGCAAAGTAATTATATTTCTTTTATTAATTGGTAGATTATATTGCTTTTAATCGGGAAACTTAAGTCTTCACATGTCTCTGCtatttaattaatttaattaaataatatatTATTAGATTGTTTTTGTTGGGGCCATTCATGCAAACGGGTGATGTACGATCCGTCTTGCTtttaatttaattaattaattaatatatTAGATTACTTTTGGTGGGACCACGCATGCAAACGAATGATGTACGATCCGTATATAGAAACGAAGGATCAAAAAATAAATGAATTTATATTCAAAATGAAATAAAACTTACAAATACAAGTAGTCCCCTGCCTTGCCTAAATTTACAATTAGTGGCTACATTTACTCTACCACACATCCAAGCTAGATAGCGCTCCACTAGCACTTGAACATAGTtccaaataatgaaaaaatgTTGGTTTCAAATAAACTTGTAAATACTACGATAAGATGATAACTacaaacaagctagaaaatgacAAAAAAACAACAATTTGTTTCTAGGAACGTGCGACACGCACGTGCATGTTAACTATGACAACAAAAAACAACAAGCTTTTTCTAGTCACGTGCGAGGCATGTTAACTAGTTACTGAAAAAAGATGGTAAGTTGTTGGTATCCCCCGCTAAAGAAAACTCTTCCACTCGTTACCCTTTTTGCACACTAAAAAGCACTCAAAGTCTCATGTTGCACTCAAAGGGCTTGTTTGGAATCTAGGACTGTGGAAATGCATGAACGACTAGGGTAAAATAAGGGATAGAATGATCTAACATCTTGAAtcttatggattaaaataaacaTAGGGAACTATAAATCGAACATTTGGATTTAGCATAGAAAAACATAGGAATTTGGTACATGAAGGAAACTTTCCATTAGGTTCAACCTCTCACATGGATGCACGAGAGATCAGCTCTAAAGAAGTTGGTGGGCTCATCATGAATTAGGTCGTGGTGCCTAGTGGTTTCGGGATCCTGTAGAAAATACGTCTTTTTATACCTTGTGTATTAGCCACAACTCAATTTCATTAAGTGATTCTACCCCCAACCTGAGAATGGACAGGAGGGAACTGCAACATGAGGAACATCCGTGCCTCATCGCAAAGGCTCATTTTGAGTTTTGGATTAGGGCCCAGCTCGAACGAAAGGCTCTTTTTATGAAGTAGTCCCTGGCCAAACACCAACCGAGAGGAGGCTTTTTTTAAGGACCGTCTCGCCCCTCTGCTACAAGCGAAAGCGAGGCGATTTGGATCCCGGAGTCGATTTCCCCGGCTCCTCCTCGCCTCAGGTGGCCGCTCCAGCGCCGGAGCTGGAGAGGAGTCGCAGGATCGATGGCCGGTGTACATACTCTCCCCTATTAGCTTATATCTAGGTAGGTTTACCCCATATCCTTCTTTAGCGGCGGCTGCGGTGGCTTCAGCTTGGTCTCCGATGACCTCCGGCATGGTTCCTCATATGGACAAGATGAGGTACGTGGTGTTGGTCCCGGTGGCTTTCTATTGCCGTCCGGTTCTTTTGTCCCTACAGCAGGTTTCCGGCGACGGTGGAGGTGTCGAAGCCTTCTCCGGAGATGGTTTTGTGGGATTTGTCTTTTCTCTGCTCGAGAAATCGGGTTGGTTGCTTTCCCCTAGGGTTGCTTTGTCGCTGGGTGTTTCGGGGTCACCGGCGGTGCTTGTGGCGTCCGATCCCGTACTCTTGGCGAGGATATGGCCGCTGGCCATCATTTGCTCGGGCGTTCAGCGTTTAAGGTGCACATCTTGTTATGTGCCGATTGATGTAGCTTCAAAACCGTATGTTGCTTCTCTGGAAGCTTCTTCGTTGAGGTAGGATTCGGCTTCAAGCAGCAAGCTCGGCGTTCGTTTCAACTATGAGTGGTGGCTCCGTTCTCTGGCGACGAAGACGACCGAGAGATCTTTGCAAGGGCCAGGATgtaatttttattttattcaggGGTGTCTTTGTAAGGATGTATGTGTAATATTTTATATGAATCAATAAAATGCAACCCGGTTTTCTCAAAAACACATGAGGAGGTGGGGCTATCTCTAATCATTCTGAGCTGAGATCTCATAAAGTAGGATTCCTCTaaaattctaaaaaaatataaaactaaTCTAGAAGGAATTGGACGGTTTTTTTTATAAGAAGAAAATATGCACCTAAATGCGAGTTAAAGAGGACTCAAAGCTAGATGGTTAGGTGTACATTTGAATGACAATTCTTGTAGGTTTAGCGATAAATTCAGTTGGTAATATAAGAAATGTTTAGCCATATTTCATCAACTAGTGAAAAAGTACAAATTCATCATGGCTAAAAAacttttagggcatgtttggaagatggaaaaattttcatgtgtttttcatgtgAAATTGAACTAATTCCTGTAAAATTCCTAATCCTCTATTTTGCAACTATATTCCCGCGAAATTGCTATGTTTTTGCATTTCCGTGTTCCAAAATGGGACCTAAAATTCTTCCATTTTTCTTTGTTCCAAAGGGAGCTTGAGTTAAATTTACAAAAGAGAAACCATATCTAATCAAACGGTTAaacattatttattttattttgaaaTCCAAAAGTTTGAACTTAGCCGTGCCAACCAGCCTATGATACAATTTATCTGCTCAATAATACAAACAAGCAAGACAATTTCGCTGAAAGCTTTACGTTGTACTTCATGTTGCCAATAAACTACGATCACCCTTCACCTTGTATAATCAAGCATGAATCTCTAGGCAAAAGACTGTATGGGCATCATTGAATTGCAAGGCCATCTAGTTGCAGTGACGAATTCAGGAATTGGAGCAAGGATGGCCCAACTTGATGTAATGGGTTAAATCCTTGGGTGATCCATACACAATCTTCTTGAAGCTAAGCAGTGTAACTACTGTAGTTCTAACATTCAACCAAATCATAGGGTGCTCCATGGCTCATTATGCCACCCAGCTAGATCCAACACTATTTAGTTGTGTGTAACCATTAATCTTTTGAACAGCAAgtgaaaaggaaagggatcagGATATATATTCAACAATCAATAGCACACTACAGCATAAGAGTTGATATTTTGACGCACCAACCGAAGGCACATGTCGAGCAGAAGGCAGGGGATGACCAAAGAAGCTTCTGCTATTTCATGATCTGATCGCACAAAAGCAGGTAAGATTTCGAAGTTAAAGGTACATCCAGCTATGCTATTACAAAACTGATAAGGTAACAGATCCATCACTCCAAGGCAAAATGACAACGGGAGGCAAGGTCTGCTTTAGTTCAACTTCTCAATTAGTTCGTTGATTTTGTCGCCACGGTTGCCTGAGTCACCACCATCCGTGTAGGGTTTCCTCTTCATCTGCAGCCTCCTCTCTGGACACTTGAGCTTGAAGGGCATGAGGAACTTCGATGCTTCTCGAAAGTGCGGCCCAACAGTGGCGATCTCATGCACAACATCTTCCAAGCATATGATGCCGTGTTCTCCAAGAGCCTGTTTTAAGCAAAGGCACACAAGGAGACTTTCAATGTAATTCACAAGTtcaaaaaaagggcgtacccagtgcagagagctcccgttctgtgcggggtctggggaagggtgtcagtggcaagccttaccctcgcctgtgcaatgcgaggagaccgcgactcgaacccaggaccttcggtcataggcggtaagactctaccgcttgcaccaggcccagtTAAAACTGAATCTAAAATCCGTTTTAACAACCTCTCTGTTTTCTCACTCCGCAGCGAAAAAAATATAGTGTACGATGAGAATGCTTAATCGTGAATAGTTTGCTTTTCAGTGATCACTGGATTCACAAAAAATATGTTGGCGACAAATGAGCTGAAAAATGAACTGATCATCCAAATTGAAATGTTGTTATTAGCTATTACCGGATCTTCTTAGCCTAACTAATAATAGTACCCATAATTGGTGACTGAGGGCATGCTAATTCCTTATTGACATATAGCCTGCAACAGTGGTTATTTCAATTTGTTTTGATTGGATCTTCTCAGCCTAACAAATACTAGTACTCAGAAGTCAGAACCGGTGACTGGGGTATTTAATTCCTTATTGATGAGTAACCCCCAGTAGTTACTTCAATTTGCTATAATCCAATCTTCTTATCCTAACAAATACTAGTGGAACTCAAAACTGGTGACTCAAGTTCCTTGCTGACCGGTAGCCCACAGTACATACCAAAGCATACCTTCTCAATTAGATCGTTGCTGGTAAGAGGGAAAGGCTCCTTGTCCAAGAACCCACGGCCCTTCTTGTAAATAAGCTCTTTCACATTCTTCAAGTTTGGAAACCTATTGTGACACAGCAGCAAAGCTGAATATCAACAACGCAGTACTACAAAACAGCAAGATAACCGATCACAGCCTTGGAAAATGTTGCTTTCATTCGGTTAAATTACCCGTAGGTGACAAAGGGTTCAACCACAAGCAGCCTCTTCAGCGTCAACTCGGTGGCCTTGAGGAACACCCCAGTGAGGACCTTCGTCAGCCGTAGCTTCCTCAAAACCTTCCTAATGTGCGGATGCAAGTCCACGGAGCTACAAGCAGACGCATCAAACAAGCAACGTTAGCTGTTAACACCattgatgaaaaaaaaaacagcggaGAGTTTGTTCCGCTGCCAGGACTACCACCTACCCAGGGATGCGAATCGCGAAGACGAGCTTGGAGCTGAGCGCCTCGACGGGCGGCTGCTTGCGGACCTTGAGGCGGGTCCGCATCCGCAGGAAGTCGCGCTCCTTGTTGCGGAACGCGGTGACGAAATCCTCGGGCCGCTTGACAATGACCTTGTGCTCGTCGCGGATGCGCTGGCGCTTGGCCGCCTTGCGCTCCCGGTTCCTGACGGCCCAGTCCACGTTCTCCTTGCGCTTCTTCAGCTTCGACTCCTCCACGAACGCCAGCTGCTGAGGGGTCCCCTCCACCGCCATCGGTACGATTATCCGCGACGCTTCTTCCCCATCGGCGCCCATTTTTTTCTCCTTCCGGCGTCGGCGTGGAAGAGGCGGCGGCCGGGAAGGAAGGGGGAGGCGAGGGTTTCTGAATCGTGAGGAATTTTGCGGGTCCTGCCTGCTGGGGTGTTAAGGACACTAGGTGGGCTGGGCCGATGCAGTGTGGGTCCAGCAAGACCCATCTGGCCCGGTTCGGCTATCGGACGTACAGGGCCTTTGGTCTGCCTGCGCTTGGGCTTAGTAATTGGGTTATTTTGATCTCTTCGAGTTTTGAGAAACGTCATTATAATTCACCTATTCGGAGATCTACCATTACAATTTTCTTTCTCCTGCATCCATGCTATTTTCTACGGCTGCCGCCTACAAGGCCCACTATCAAACACGTATGCCTACGGAAAGACATACGGACATCAAGTCCGCGTCTCCTCCGTTAGACCGAGCGCGCCCGGGTGCGCGTGCGAACAGCTGCCGCGCGGGAGCATGTGCGAGCAGCCAACACCACCACCGCGGGCGCGCGCAAGCACCTGCAGTCCCagcacgccgacgccgacgcgttCGTCCATTAGTCGAAGCAGCGGCCGCGCCAGGCGGAGACGGAGAAGATGGCACGGTCCTACCAGCACAGGAAGAAGGCGACCTTCTTCTCGCAAACCTTGAAGCCATCGCAGCCGAGCCCCtgcgccgcgcgccgcgcctAGAGCAAAGTGTAGTAGCTGACCGGGACACGGGCGAAACCCGCCCCTTCCATCCGCGTCGCCCAGCAGTCCAGCCGCTCGTGCCGCTCCCGCCGCTCCGTGCCGTCGCACGCCACGATGTTCTTCACCTCCTCCCCGAGGAGCCAGCGCTCGACACGCGCGCGCTCCGCCGACCCGCGGGGCGTCGCCGACTCCCGGCAGTCGAATAGCGCCGCGTAGTAGTTGAGCGCCTCCACGAACCGCTCCGTCAGCGGCGCCGCGTTGTGCGACGCCTCCTgctccatcaccaccaccaccttggGCGACAGGCCCCACAGCGCGCCTAGGAACGTGTCGGCGCGCGACGTCGATGGGGACACCCCGGACTCCGGGCTCCGCTGCCGCTTATTTGTGTCCCCGCCTTTGccgttgctgctctggtggtggtggtggcagccgTCCTTGCCGGAGCTGTCGTCACTGGAGGCCAGGAGGCAGTGCAGCTGCAGGCTGGAGGTGACGGCGAGCGCCTCGCCGGTCTTCACGCGGAGCGACTCTGCGTCCAGCGCCTCGAGCCGAGACACGACGGGGTTTAACTGGAACGGCACGTCCAGGCGCTCCGCCTCCTTGGTGAGCGCCATGGCCGTCTGCGTGAGCACGTCCCGATGCTCGTGCACGGCGGTGAGGCGGAGGTGCGGCGGTCCCTCGAGGCGCGCGTCCAGCAGGTGTGCTCGAGCGCCGCATTGGCGGCGACCAGCcgccccgcgcccgccgccgcggcgcaGTTGAGGTGGAGGTGGATGAGGCAAAGCCCGCGCTCGTCGTAGCGGAGCTCGTGCGCTAGCCACAGTGTCGCCGCGCCGTCGGGGGATGCGTAGAACGACACGGTGGAGAAGTTGTGCAGCGGGGACGATGTGACCGACGATGAGGAGCCTTCGTCCTGGACCATCAGGCAGCCTGCCTGCTTCGCCCTCGCCTTCGTCTTGTTGGCATGGGCGCGAGTACGCGACGGCGACACGACCACCGCTGCTTAATTTGCTCTTGCCGTGAAGCAAGCCAAGCTCTAAGCCTGTGTG
This DNA window, taken from Miscanthus floridulus cultivar M001 chromosome 13, ASM1932011v1, whole genome shotgun sequence, encodes the following:
- the LOC136501310 gene encoding large ribosomal subunit protein uL30y-like — encoded protein: MGADGEEASRIIVPMAVEGTPQQLAFVEESKLKKRKENVDWAVRNRERKAAKRQRIRDEHKVIVKRPEDFVTAFRNKERDFLRMRTRLKVRKQPPVEALSSKLVFAIRIPGSVDLHPHIRKVLRKLRLTKVLTGVFLKATELTLKRLLVVEPFVTYGFPNLKNVKELIYKKGRGFLDKEPFPLTSNDLIEKALGEHGIICLEDVVHEIATVGPHFREASKFLMPFKLKCPERRLQMKRKPYTDGGDSGNRGDKINELIEKLN